CAGCACGGAATTCAGACTTTTGGAATTGAAGGAACCGTTTGTTCCAAGCTCCAGTACGACCTGACTGCCCATTTGGTTATTTCTCTTCAGGCCATCCAGTACATCGGCAGCCTCCCACATCTGACGACCGATATGACCGTCCACGTGCACGCCCGAAATGGTCTGTTCAAGATAAGGTTTCGCGTCCAGAATGACCGAATCTCCAATAACCGTATAATGAATCTTGCCGTCTTTGGATGGAGGGGCTGTTTCCCCCTGCTCTTTGGACGAATCTGACGTGTTGACAGGGCCCTCCTCCAGTTGGTCATTACCGTTGTCTTCTGGATTTCCTTGATTGTCGGTGCTGCCTTGGGGTTTACCAACAGCATGGTTCGAGTCGCCAGGAGTTGATCCTTTCTGCTCACCTGAAGTAGGTTCCTCCGATTTGGGAGTATTACCTGGCTTCGTCGTTTGCTGTTCTTCTTTACCTGGTGGATCTCCAGCGTTCGCCGCTGGCTTATCATTTTTCTGTGGCGCAGGTTGGTTTTGAGACCCGGAAGTGCTCACTGTGGCTGGAAGAACGTCCTGCCCCTTCTCCTCCGTTACGGAATGATCTCCATTCAGTGTAGCCGACATCGATACCGAATGGGAATCAGAATTCGCTGCAGACGTAATCATCATCTGTGACACCGTAAAACACATCAACAGAAGGCTCATCAGCAATCCAGCGCGCTTCCACCATACGTTGCGAATGGATGTATTGCGCCCTCTTCCCCATAGCCGGGACCAGGAATCACGAAATCCGTTATGACGAATTGGATTTTCAATATATTTAAGTGACAAGGAGGCCAGTGCAACCGTTGCTGCAACCTGTAAAAGCATCCGCACAGGATGTGCTCCACCCGTGTCTACAGTTGGACTCGTCAGAATAATGACAGGATAGTGCCACAGATATAATCCATAGGATCGTTCTCCGATCCAGCGCAATGGCTTAGCGCCTATGAGCCGTGCCAGGAAGGATGAAGGATGCGCCAATACAGCTACGAGCAATGTCGTCGCAATGGCCTGAAGCACCATTCCTCCTCGATACAATGAAGGGTCGTACTCACTGCTATTGAGCATCATGTAGATTAACCAAGCCAGCGCAGCTAAGCCTAGTACATCCAGGACAAGCCGATTGACGCGGGCAAGGGATGACGACAGCTTGCGACTCGGCCATACCACAGCCAGTGCAGCCCCAGCCAGTAATGCAAATGCTCTAGTGTCTGTTCCATAATAAACACGGCTCGGGTCCAAGTCCGGATTATACATGATGGCCATTGCACCAGCAGACAATTCAGCTGCCACGACAATAAAGACGACCAGCCATCCCTTTCTTTTGAACAAGACGATTGCTGCGACCAGTAGAAGGGGCCAAACAATGTAAAACTGTTCTTCCACAGCCAGCGACCAGAAATGTCCAAAGGGTGATGGAGGGCCGAAACTTTCGAAATAGGAAACGTTATGAAAGATATACCACCAATTGCTTATGTATAATACTCCCGAGACAATGTCACCACGCAACGAAGCGAGTCGAGCTGGATCTGTGCAAAGCAGCCAAATCATCACCGCTGCTGTCATCGTGATCATGCCAGGTAACAAGCGCCTTACTCTTCGCACCCAGAAATCACCGAGGGATATCCGGCCATGCTCCTGCCATTGTGTCAAAAGAATGTCTGTAATCAAATACCCTGAGAGTACAAAGAAAATGCCTACACCGAGCAAACCGCCCGGAATAAAATCTAAATTCAGATGATACCCTATGACTGCAAGCACAGCGATGGCTCTCAAACCATCCAGTCCGTTCATATGCCGCTTGCTTTTCAACGATTGTGACATGCGAGCCCCTCCTTGACCATGTGAGTCGAAATCATCCATGTCCGGGGCGTTCGAGAACTCCTTGTGGTTCTGGTTGTCATTAACATACGTATTGCACCTTCCATCATTCATTTACAACATAAAGAAGACGTATTACTTAACCATGATATTTTATGATTACGATTTCTTTATATCTTTGTCGTTATGTCCCGTTTAGCATTATACGCCGGAAAGATTATTCACAAATTACAGCAATAGTTACAATCCAGTGAAACGATGTAACCTTTCCTGCCAAGCATATATAGCTGTAAAATCATACTCTAATTTTATTGTTAAATACAGCATTTTTCATGGAATGGCTAATATTACCTTGCCTTTTATTTCATATATAAGCAGATCCCTCTGAGGGTCTGGAGTGTGCGCTTGCCAATAGAAAAAGGCTGCCGACTTGCTCAGCAGCCAATAACCATTATAAACCTATCTCTTGCCTGATTGAAAGTTTTGCTCATAATTGCATCTTGGTGCCTAGGACCCTAGAGGTAAAAGGGATGATTCTTCTCTTCCGCGCGCCCATCGAGAATCCGATAAGAGGATCGTCCTACGTACATTGGAATTTGCAATTTGTCCAGATTAACCATTCCATTGTCCAGAAAATATTCCGGGTCTTGATACCGCTGTAACACTTCACCTGCAATCCATTCATGATCCCCATACGTTGTCATATCGATCACCTTGCACTCGTAAGCAAAATAAGCTTCGGTTAGCATGGGTACGTTCACTTTGATTCCTTCTTCGTATGTAATCCCGAATTTCGAGAATTTGTCTGTGTCTCTTCCACTGAAGGTTCCCGCAGCCTGAATCCACTCCGAATGATGACCTGGAAGGAAGTGCACCCCGAATACTCCACTCTGCTCAATCAATTCATAAGAGTACGTTTCTTTTCGCAGCGATATCCCGTAAATTCCGGGAGACGATCCAATATAGGTATGCCAGCCTGAGGCCATCACATTCTGCGAGTCCTTATGACGAGACGTCACTACCGCCACCATGCCGGGATATGAATAAAACATAGGTTCATCTATCGGTTTCCGCATCTGATCACCTCTTTGTTTTTATTTGGCCCCAAAGCTGCACCAGGCCGTTTTCTCACCCATTATTATACAATATAAGTAAAGGATGAAAAAGAATT
Above is a window of Paenibacillus sp. E222 DNA encoding:
- a CDS encoding acyltransferase family protein, whose product is MSQSLKSKRHMNGLDGLRAIAVLAVIGYHLNLDFIPGGLLGVGIFFVLSGYLITDILLTQWQEHGRISLGDFWVRRVRRLLPGMITMTAAVMIWLLCTDPARLASLRGDIVSGVLYISNWWYIFHNVSYFESFGPPSPFGHFWSLAVEEQFYIVWPLLLVAAIVLFKRKGWLVVFIVVAAELSAGAMAIMYNPDLDPSRVYYGTDTRAFALLAGAALAVVWPSRKLSSSLARVNRLVLDVLGLAALAWLIYMMLNSSEYDPSLYRGGMVLQAIATTLLVAVLAHPSSFLARLIGAKPLRWIGERSYGLYLWHYPVIILTSPTVDTGGAHPVRMLLQVAATVALASLSLKYIENPIRHNGFRDSWSRLWGRGRNTSIRNVWWKRAGLLMSLLLMCFTVSQMMITSAANSDSHSVSMSATLNGDHSVTEEKGQDVLPATVSTSGSQNQPAPQKNDKPAANAGDPPGKEEQQTTKPGNTPKSEEPTSGEQKGSTPGDSNHAVGKPQGSTDNQGNPEDNGNDQLEEGPVNTSDSSKEQGETAPPSKDGKIHYTVIGDSVILDAKPYLEQTISGVHVDGHIGRQMWEAADVLDGLKRNNQMGSQVVLELGTNGSFNSKSLNSVLDYLKDEEHVYLVTVRVPRPWERTVNKALNEAASDYSNVSLIDWYTASEGHDEYFEKDGVHLTKEGSEAFAALVKDSIK
- a CDS encoding flavin reductase family protein, whose amino-acid sequence is MRKPIDEPMFYSYPGMVAVVTSRHKDSQNVMASGWHTYIGSSPGIYGISLRKETYSYELIEQSGVFGVHFLPGHHSEWIQAAGTFSGRDTDKFSKFGITYEEGIKVNVPMLTEAYFAYECKVIDMTTYGDHEWIAGEVLQRYQDPEYFLDNGMVNLDKLQIPMYVGRSSYRILDGRAEEKNHPFYL